From a single Nicotiana tomentosiformis chromosome 2, ASM39032v3, whole genome shotgun sequence genomic region:
- the LOC104102794 gene encoding photosystem I reaction center subunit III, chloroplastic, which yields MSLTIPTNLSKSITTPRFSSQFSTKPRTSTIVCSSNQTPSSNSTEETSSSLKAFSAALALSSILLSAPVLPASADISGLTPCKESKQFAKREKQQIKKLESSLKLYAPDSAPALAINATIEKTKRRFDNYGKQGLLCGSDGLPHLIVSGDQRHWGEFITPGILFLYIAGWIGWVGRSYLIAVRDDKKPTMKEIIIDVPLANKLIWRGFSWPVAAYREYLNGELTDPNF from the exons ATGTCTCTCACTATTCCTACAAACCTTTCAAAATCCATAACAACACCTAGGTTTAGCTCTCAGTTTAGCACAAAACCAAGAACTTCAACCATAGTGTGCTCTTCAAACCAAACCCCTTCATCTAATTCAACAGAGGAAACTTCTTCTTCATTAAAGGCTTTCTCTGCTGCACTTGCTTTGTCTTCTATTCTGTTGTCAGCACCAGTACTTCCAGCTTCTGCTGACATCTCGGGGCTCACTCCATGCAAGGAATCAAAGCAGTTTGCAAAGCGTGAGAAGCAACAGATCAAGAAACTTGAGAGTTCTCTCAAACTTTATGCACCTGATAGTGCTCCTGCCCTTGCTATTAACGCCACTATTGAGAAAACCAAGCGCAG ATTTGACAACTATGGGAAACAAGGACTGTTGTGTGGATCAGATGGATTGCCACATTTGATAGTGAGTGGAGACCAAAGGCACTGGGGAGAGTTCATAACACCAGGGATTCTCTTCTTGTACATTGCTGGTTGGATTGGGTGGGTTGGAAGGAGTTACTTGATTGCTGTAAGAGATGACAAGAAACCAACTATGAAGGAAATCATCATTGATGTTCCTTTGGCTAACAAGCTCATCTGGAGAGGCTTCAGTTGGCCTGTTGCTGCTTACAGAGAGTACTTGAATGGAGAACTCACTGACCCCAACTTCTAA
- the LOC138904841 gene encoding serine/threonine-protein phosphatase 7 long form homolog, which produces MEVPPLHPGLASLELLLLQAEHRSSHRWEGQLLAQMFRATRVDDMWDFLRAHHLHPRIVIRLQDKCFYRIVEIGRLQLDWSLITAPIERWRPETHAFHLPIGEATITLQDVEVLYGLPIDGHPVALANAIREYTGLQYLEMLKRLTGFQPPDKAALIGASRLQLTPVREHLEAMHADITDDTTELHIHRWGAAVLGYLYRQMCRSSIGTQRDVAGFLPLLQFIWRTYNDELIAGLPDYCSTGRIMWSSSIPLICLDNVEHYATERVLRQFGRTQLLPPLPAWHMTYYQRDDRCRMDQTYVAWLEAQIDTWDQRHDLISPPPPDRPDGEHEYMGWYRSVTRHFVRNPVYRAGGYWPTFVPPVGTADAATYR; this is translated from the exons atggaggttccgcctTTGCATCCCGGACTTGCCTCActagagctactgttgctacaggcCGAACATAGGTCTTCCCACAGATGGGAGGGACAGTTACTGGCCCAGATGTTCCGCGCCACgagagtagacgatatgtgggactttcttagggcccaccatctccatccccgtatagtcaTACGCCTCCAGGATAAGTGTTTTTATAGGATTGTGGAGATCGGCCGGCTGCAGCTGGATTGGTCGTTGATCACGGCTCcaatagagcggtggcgaccggagacgcacgcattccatttgcccattggcgaggccactatCACGCTTCAGGACGTGGAGGTCCTATATGGGCTGCCCATTGATGGACACCCTGTTGCTTTGGCGAATGCCATCAGAGAGTATACGGGTTTGCAGTACCTGGAGATGCTGAAGCGGCTCACCGGTTTCCAGCCACCGGATAAGGCTGCATTGATTGGGGCTAGTCGTCTACAGTTGACGCCCGTCCGGGAGCATTTGGAGGCGATGCACGCTGACATCACAGATGATACAACGGAGCTTCATATTCACCG TTGGGGTGCTGCTGTTCTCGGTTACTTGTACAGGCAGATGTGCCGGTCGAGCATAGGCACCCAGCGAGACGTTGCAGGATTTTTGCCgctgctgcag ttcatttggaggACATACAACGACGAGCTAATAGCTGGTTTGCCGGATTATTGCTCGACCGGCCgaattatgtggagctcttccaTCCCATTGATATGTCTTGATAATGTCGAGCATTATGCCACCGAGCGAgtacttcgccagtttggtcgCACGCAGCTTTTACCGCCACTGCCTGCTTGGCATATGACAtattaccagcgggatgatcgttgCAGGATGGACCAGACATatgtggcatggctagaggcgcagaTCGATACTTGGGACCAGCGACATGACCTGATTTCGCCCCCTCCACCTGACCGGCCGGATggtgagcatgagtatatgggctGGTACCGTAGCGTTACCAGACATTTCGTTAGGAATCCCGTTTATCGTGCTGGAG gctattggcctacatttgttccaccagttgggactgcagatgcagcaACATACCGGTGA
- the LOC104085054 gene encoding E3 ubiquitin-protein ligase WAV3-like, producing the protein MPSLSGADIEMIERTCAICLGSRKPGNDQVIFTAECSHSFYFSCIANSVKHGNYLCPICRCKWKEIPLMSSFSTDTTINNAGRTRVSLLEDQPPVSLPLPEPLHFSDDEPLPSITVDQTSSPSTIHSERIVLRAFSEFPVVAASEAVSRFVVLVGVRAPPLADDARHRAPIDLVTALDVSGNMAGSKLAHLKQAVCFVIDNLGPSGHLAIVTFSSGAQRNFPLQRMIEQGRREAAQAINSISANGGTNIVERLKKGVRVLEERREMNPVASIVLLSDGRDTYNGDNANQRHSPRNRRSSNATSGPEYLNLLPSSICPRNSEALAADQLPTFHVHTFGFGLDHDSSAMHAISDASGGTLSIIEIVGTVKDAFAMCIGSLRSVVAQELKLTVRYMDALQHFNPGTVVEWKLERIISIDSTHVYRKYDIKLLIVVAVDANGSIFSLAFAICANEIPETWTLFLNHLKEHVIKQRSDHQECKFSRRMESIRQEDEGAYRWLMRHELDKWTLHADGGRKWGILTTNVSESFNGLLKSARGLHPVGAEHYWPPEPFKMMCNKDYLSLIDIEHYHFSTTI; encoded by the exons ATGCCATCACTATCCGGCGCAGATATCGAAATGATAGAG CGAACATGTGCTATTTGCCTTGGGAGTAGGAAACCTGGGAATGATCAGGTCATATTCACTGCTGAATGCTCCCACTCCTTCTACTTCAGCTGCATCGCAAACAGTGTTAAGCATGGAAACTACCTCTGCCCTATCTGCAGATGCAAATGGAAAGAGATTCCTCTCATGTCGTCCTTCAGTACTGATACAACCATTAACAATGCAGGACGGACTCGTGTCTCTCTACTTGAAGATCAACCACCGGTATCTCTGCCCCTTCCCGAGCCCCTTCACTTCTCTGATGATGAACCTCTTCCCAGCATTACCGTGGATCAGACCTCCTCCCCTTCCACCATTCATTCAGAAAGAATAGTCTTGAGAGCTTTTTCAGAATTTCCTGTTGTTGCTGCTTCTGAGGCTGTGTCAAGATTTGTTGTTCTTGTTGGAGTAAGGGCACCTCCACTTGCTGATGATGCTCGGCACCGAGCGCCTATCGACCTGGTCACAGCTCTAGATGTTAGTGGCAACATGGCTGGATCAAAATTGGCTCACTTGAAGCAAGCAGTTTGTTTTGTCATAGATAACTTGGGACCTTCTGGCCATCTAGCTATTGTTACCTTTTCATCAGGAGCTCAAAGAAACTTCCCCTTGCAAAGGATGATAGAGCAGGGACGTCGAGAGGCTGCACAGGCTATCAATTCCATCTCAGCTAATGGTGGAACAAATATCGTAGAAAGACTCAAGAAAGGAGTTCGAGTTCTTGAAGAAAGGCGTGAAATGAATCCAGTTGCTAGTATTGTTCTCTTGTCAGATGGGAGAGACACCTATAACGGAGATAATGCCAACCAACGTCATAGTCCTCGGAATCGTAGATCCTCGAATGCAACATCAGGTCCAGAATATCTGAATCTATTGCCTTCTTCCATTTGTCCTCGCAATAGCGAAGCACTAGCAGCAGACCAACTGCCAACTTTTCATGTACATACATTTGGGTTTGGTTTAGACCATGATTCTTCTGCTATGCATGCTATCTCAGATGCATCCGGTGGTACATTATCAATCATTGAGATAGTTGGTACTGTTAAAGATGCCTTTGCAATGTGTATTGGTAGTCTCCGCAGTGTTGTAGCTCAGGAATTAAAACTTACTGTTAG gtacatggatgcattgcaacactttaaccccgggactgttgttgaatggaagcttgaacGGA TAATATCCATAGACAGCACTCATGTCTatagaaagtatgatattaagttgttgatcgtcgttgcagtagatgctaatggaagtatattttccttagcttttgctatttgtgccaatgaaatccCAGAGACatggacactatttttgaaccacttgaaagagcaTGTTATCAAAcagcgttcag atcaccaagagtgtaaattcagtaggcgcatggaatctatcaggcaggaagacgagggagcctatcgttggttgatgagacatgagcttgacaagtggactttgcatgcagATGGTGGCAGAaaatggggaattctgactacaaatgtgtcagagtctttcaacgggttattgaagtctgcacgtggattgcat ccagtgggtgctgagcattattggccgccggaaccatttaaaatgatgtgtaacaaggattat TTAAGTCTTATTGATATTGAGCATTATCACTTCAGTACAACAATCTAA